In the Sedimentisphaera cyanobacteriorum genome, TCTTGTCTTCAGGGAGAACTGGGAATGAAATCCAGTTGTAGCCCTGAACGAGATTGTATGTAAAGCTCTCTTCGAAGCTCTTGAGCCAGTTATTGCTGAACAGATAGAAATCGCCGTTGTCAACCCATTGGTTGCTGTCTATATCGCCGTACTGATCGCCTGCAAACAGCGCTGCTGCTGTATCGCTTGCCAGCGAGCCTTCTGCAGTAAGATAGGATTCCATCAGTATTGCAAGATCATCTGTACCTACATACTTATCGCCGTTGAAATCTGCATCAGCAGGTTCGGGCTCGGGCTGGAGTGAATATGCAGCAGTAAGCTCCATATTTTCAGTAACGTTCTGGAGGGCGGCAAGTGAATACCTTGTATCGTTATTATACCAGCCTTCAAACCTGTACTGGAAGTCCGGCACGAGCGTTGGAAGCTCTGCGGCCTCACCTTCATCTACCTGCTGGCTTGCGCCGGAGAGTATCTCGCCGTAATCGCCCGCATAGAAATTAACAGTATAAATATCAGGCAGTTCGCTGTAGATTGCAGTTACAGTCAAGTCGCTTGTAACATTATCGAAAGCAACATCCCAGCCGGCAAACTCCCAGCCTTCGTTAGCTTCGATTGTAGGCTCAGCTGCATCTTCGCCTTCGTAAACAGTCTGCACTGCGTCGCCTGAGGTAATAGTACCGTTGGCGCCCGGCATGAAGGTTACAGTATATGTTATCTGCTCATACTGAGCTGTAACTGTTAAATCGCTTGTAACATTATCGAAAGCAACATCCCAGCCGGTGAACTCCCAGCCTTCGTTTGCTTCGATTGTAGGCTCAGCTGCATCTTCGCCTTCATAAACGGTCTGAACTGAGTCCCCAGCGGTTATGCTCCCGTTAGCTCCTGAGTCAAATGTTACTGTGTACTGAGGTATTTCGGTATAAGTTGCAGTTACAGTTAAATCGCTTGTAACATTATCGAAAGCAACATCCCAGCCGGTGAACTCCCAGCCTTCGTTTGCTTCGATTGTAGGCTCAGCTGCATCTTCGCCTTCATAAACGGTCTGAACTGAGTCCCCAGCGGTTATGCTCCCGTTAGCTCCTGAGTCAAATGTTACTGTGTACTGAGGTATTTCGGTATAAGTTGCAGTTACAGTTAAATCGCTTGTAACATTATCGAAAGCAACATCCCAGCCGGTGAACTCCCAGCCTTCGTTTGCTTCGATTGTAGGCTCAGCTGCATCTTCGCCTTCATAAACGGTCTGAACTGAGTCCCCAGCGGTTATGCTCCCGTTAGCTCCTGAGTCAAATGTTACTGTGTACTGCGGTATTTCGGTATAAGTTGCAGTTACAGTTAAGTCGCTTGTAACATTATCAAAGGCTGTATCCCAGCCGGCAAACTCCCAGCCGGCATCAGCTTCAACCGTTGGAGCTATCGCTGCGCCGCCGTAAGCAACGGTCTGCTCGGTATCGCCTGAGGTTATAGTTCCGTTAGCTCCTGGGTCAAATGTTACTGTGTACTGCGGTATTGCGGTATAAGTTGCAGTTACAGTTAAATCGCTTGTAACATTATCGAAAGCTGTATCCCAGCCGGCAAACTCCCAGCCTTCGTCTGCTTCTACAGTCGGAGCTGTCGCTGCGCCGCCGTAAGCAACGGTCTGCTCGGTATCGCCTGAAGTTATAGTACCGTTGGCGCCCGGCATAAAGGTTACTGTGTAAATCTCTTCTGTGTACTCTGCAGTAACGGTAATATCAGACGTTACGTTTGTAAAGTCTGTGTCCCAGCCTGTGAACTCCCAGCCTGCATTTGCAGTAACTGTAGGAGCATCTGCATCTTCGCCTTCGTAAACAGTCTGCACTGCGTCGCCTGAGGTTATAGTTCCGTTAGCTCCTGGGTCAAATGTTACTGTGTACTGCGGTATTGCGGTATAAGTTGCAGTTACAGTTAAGTCGCTTGTAACATTATCGAAAGCTGTGTCCCAGCCGGCAAACTCCCAGCCTTCATCTGCTTCTATTGTTGGAGCTGTCGCTGAATCGCCTTCTTCAACTTCCTGAACTTCATCGCCGGCTGTTATTGTTCCGTGATCGCCCGCATCGAATGTAACAGTGTATGTTGCAGCCTCAGCAGCTATCTGCTTTTCAACAGGTGTAAATATGTTTCCAACTGTCTCGTCAGAAATAAATTCAAAAGTTCCCTGTATATCGTAAATTTCATCTTCCGCGGCATCGTAAACTTTAAGTGTCATCCCGCTAACGGTGGACTCATCACTGAATACTACAAGAGGGAAGATTCTCTTCGTTGGTCCATCTGTTACATCTGAAACCCCTGCAATTTCTCCTCCCGGGGTCCAAGCAGAAAGCAGACTGCCGTCTGCGACGGCAATCTGCTGTTCATTTTCGTCAACCACGTAAGCCGTGATTGTCATTTTGTTTTTAAGCCCTGTTGGTGATGTCCAGTCAGGCGCCCCAGCTGGAAGCTGTTCTGAAAGCTCGGGCTCAGACTGGCTCGCTGGAGCTAAGGCACCATCAAAAAAAAAAGACTGTGCTGTAGCTACGTTAAGTTTATACCCCACACCGGGCACTAACGACTGCAAAGTACCATACCACTGTCCCTGATAGTACTGAGCGGTCTGTCCGCTTGGAGCAACGATTGTATCGAAATCGCTGAGCTGGGCATTCTGGAATGCGTCATCCAGACTTATAGGATCCTGAAGCGTAGAGCCGATCCAGTTCCAGCCTGATACAAGCGTTATTTCAGTTTCGGGGTCAACAGGGAAACCAGTTACATCAAAGCTTCCGCCTGCCCCGCTGTTAAGTATGTACATCTTGCCCGGCTCAATAATATCGAGAGTTCCATACCAAGTTCCCTGATAGTATTGAGCAGTTTCGCCTGCTGCGGATACAATAGAATCAAAGTCCTGAGCGATATTGCTGTAGTCAGCGAGTACGTTTTCAAGACTGTCATCATCAGGCAGAACAGGGAATGAAATCCAGTTGTATCCCTGATCCAGATTGTATGTCATAGAAGCTCCGCCAATCTGGAAAGTGAGAACCGGATAAGCTGCTCCCATAGACCAAATTTGAGCGAAATTGAAATTCGGGAAATTGCTTTGCTGCGCCATCTGGGTTGAATTAAGAGCTGTTGAGTTTGTCTCGTTCTGGTCGCCCCAGCCGATAAACTCGCTTACGCCTGCCAAGTCGCTGTCGTAATGTGCGCTGTCAAGGCTTCCGCCATTGTTCCAGCCGATTACTGCGCCGAGGTATCCTTCGCCGCCCTGCTTGTCCATTATAGTACCCGCATAGTGTACGTACTGAACAGGGGCTTCGCCGCCGTTTTGGTCGTCTGTTTCGTTCAGGCCTACAACGCCGCCGAGTACTGTGTTATCCCCGTTAGTCTCATTTGCTACAACATTGCCTGCTGCATAGCAGTTCATTACCATACCGCTTGAATTGCGTCCGGCAACTCCGCCTGCATAGCCGAGGTATCCTGTTTCAACGTAACCCAGTGAAGCAGCTTCGCTTATTTCTGCGCTCTCGCCGGCAGTGGATATGCCGCTGTAGCCCACAATACCGCCTGTATCGCTGTAGCGTCCGCCGATAACAGAGGCCTGTTCAGCCAAAACAGCCTGCTGAACGCTGCTGTTTAGAGACTGGCCTACAATACCGCCGACTATTGAGCCGTTAAACGGTGCAGATGGTACAGTAACACTTCCGCCTGCCATTTCCGCGCCGGTTACTGCGCTGGACTCAAGATAGCCTACAACGCCGCCTGCTACCACACCGCTTGCATCAGCGATGATTTCTGCATTAACGCTCAGGTTGGTATATTCAGAGCCGTTATAAGCGTATCCCACGATACCGCCTGCAATGGTAGGATTCTCTGAATCGTCAATGCTCGCAAAGCCGGAATCTGCCACATCCATACTTCCCATGAATGAGCATTCGTCAATCGAACCGGTGGACTGTCCTGCTATACCGCCTGCGTTGCAGCCGTAGTCTGTTGCGATAGACACCTCAGACTGGCAATTCTGCAGAGTACCTGCGTTTGAAGCAACGATACCGCCAACAGCAAGGCCTTTGTCCTGGGCATCTATTGAACCAGCCGCAGAGCAGTTCTCGATAGTACCGCCGTTGTTAAAGCCGGCAATACCAGCTACAAATTCCCAGTTTCCGCTGTAAGCGCTGAGGTCGTAGTCGAGGTTTACGTTTAAGTTTTTGACAACTCCCTGCTGGCCGATCTCTTCGAAAAGAGCATCGTCGCCGGTTAGGGTGCCTTGATAGGAAACGTCTATAGTATTTCCGTCTCCATCAAAATTACCATTAAAACTACCGCCAATAACAAAGTCAACACCTGTGATGCTGCTTGTAAGAACGAAATAATCGCCGGAGTTAGGATTGTTCGTCGCTATCTCCTGCAAATCGTTCGTATTGGCAACCTGATAAGGATTAGCCTGTGAACCATCGCCGCCAGAGAAGGCAAGTGCGATAGAGGCCAGAGCCATAATACTGAGAGAAACTAATTTGAATCTTTTCATTTTAATCTCCATGCATCTATTTATAACAAACAGCATATTAGTTGGAATTCTTTTTTCTTAATCTTCTCGCCGCGAGTCCTGCAGCTCCTGCCGCAAGCAGAGTTACGGTAGCAGGCTCAGGAATGATCGGATTCGGATTCACATCAGATGGTCGTCTGTAATCAGGGGCGCTGACGTTAGTAACATCAGGTTTTGAAAGTGTACCCGGGCTTTCAGCCGCTGCGAGATAACTTTCTACACTGCTGCTGTAGTCAGTACTGCTGATTGAATCGTTAAATCCGATATTTGGAGCAGGTATGCTTCGGCTCCTTCCGCCTTCTTCCAAACTTTTAATTCCTACCTCAACAGCTTCGTCTGATTCAGCAACCTGAAATGACGCTACCACATACCTCGGTCCATCCATAACCACTCTGGTAGATCTGCTGTCCGGGTTTTCCACATCGCCAATCCAGCACACAAACTCATAGCCTTTATAGGGCTGAGCAGCGATAGTAGCCACCTCACCTTCTTCATAGTAGTGAGCCTGACTCACTGAAGGGGTTACCACGCCGGCCTGTGCGAGTGTCGAGTCGGTGTAGAGCATGTAGCGTTTTGCCATCACAGTTCCGCTTGCCAGCAGAACCGCAATCAAAGCCAAGACACTACGGCCAAATAAACTTTTTGCACTCATTTTCAACCTCTTACAGATTAGTATAATTTCGTTTGCTTTCACTATACAACTTTTTAAACTGCTATTCAAGCAAAAAATTTTAAAAAGCTGATTTTTATTTTACTAAAAATTATTATAATTCCTTCATCAAAGGATTTTCAATATCTGCGTTAGCCTTTAATTAGTACTATATTATAAAAAAACTAAAATGCAAGAAAAAATATACTCATTTTTCAATTCAGCAGCAAACAGCCTGAACCCCGAGGAATTCTGGGCATTAACGGCCGCAGAAGCCATTATTCCCCCAATAGTCTATATGACAATAGGGGTTTTGTATTTATGCTGGGGTTGGAAATTTTTTAAAGTTTTAACAGCGGTAACTTTTGCTATTACTGGTTTATTTCTCGGATTTAAGCTGGGGGAATTACTTGGTAGCCCCGTATTAACAGGGATAATTTTTTCAATAATTTTTTTATTTTTATCATTTCCAGTACTGAGATTTGCCGTTTCGCTTCTGAGCTGCATTATATTTTCCGCATTGAGCTGTATGTTCTGGATAGAGCAGGGGATGCCTGAGAAGTATATCATAGCGGTATTTGTTGCCGGCTTGATCCTCGGAGCAGTCTTAGGCTACTGCCTCTTCAGGGCAGCTATAATAATCATAACCAGCTCTGCTGGGTCGTACTTCCTGCTTGCAGGGATATGGGCAGTGCTAAGGAAAAGCACCGAGCACACGGGCATAAACGCTGAGGAGCTTTTCAACGAGATCTCCGGCAGCGGGGTATATATACTGATGTTTGTTTTGCCTGCTTTGGGAGGGGTATTAATGCAAATGCGAGAATTCCCGCTCCGAGAGAAGAAAAAGGATAAGAAGGAGGAAGAAGACTAATCATCTTCAATCCTTTCAAGCCTGCCGCCAATACTGCTCATCAGTTCGGGGAAAGTGGGGAAAGTAACGTCAACAGCCTCTGCGGCAGAAATAGAAAGCTCTATCCCCCCTGCAATCGCTGCCACGGCCATAGACATTATTATACGGTGGTCGTAATACCCGCTGACCTCACCTGAGAAAAGCTTACTGCCTCCCTTTATAATAAGCCCGTCGGGGAGTTCGGCTATATCCGCTCCGATTTTACCCAGCACCTCTGCCATACATTTGATTCGGTCTGTTTCCTTGTTCCTTGCCTGTGCCACATTATAAAGCCTCGTTGTGCCCTCAGAGAGCGCAGCAGTAACAGCCATAATCGGAAGCGCATCGGGGGTTCTGTTCATATCTATGTCGATCCCCTTCAGCGAAGAGGCCTTAACAGCGGTTGTGCCGTCTTCGAAAATCTCTATATCCGCCCCCATCTGCCTTAGATAGTCTGCAACAGCCTTATCGGGCTGGCTGTCTGAATAGTCAAGCCCTTCAATTACCACATCCTCCCCGCAGAGCGCCGCTGCGCAGAGAAAGAACGAAGCGCTTGAAAAATCTGCCGGCACAGTTTCATCAAAATTTTTGTAGCTCTGGCCTCCTTCAATACGAACGTTTGAAAAATCCTCTTCGCAGGAATATTTAATATTCTGCTTATCGAGCCAATCGAGGGTTATGCCCACATAATCGGGCTCATAAAGAAGAGGAACCTCTATCTCACTGCGTCGCTCTGCAAGCGGGCAGCAAAGAAAAAGACTCGAAAGATACTGGCTTGTCCTGCATTCAATGCTCGTTCGTCCGCCTTTGAGCGTTCCTTTAATCTCCACAGGCGGGAAGCCGTCGCTGTTTACCGAAACCGCCTCTGCCCCGAGGTCGCTGAGCGAATCCAGCAGAGGCTGGACAGGACGCGAGCAAATCTGACGGTCTCCTGTGAACCTGACCGGCCTGCTGCCTTTAGTTAATGCAGCAAGGCCTATCGCAAGGCGGAGAGTGGTTCCGGAATTGCCTACATCAATCTCGCCGTTTGGAACGGACGGGCTGCCAGCAACCCCCGAG is a window encoding:
- a CDS encoding InlB B-repeat-containing protein, which encodes MSAKSLFGRSVLALIAVLLASGTVMAKRYMLYTDSTLAQAGVVTPSVSQAHYYEEGEVATIAAQPYKGYEFVCWIGDVENPDSRSTRVVMDGPRYVVASFQVAESDEAVEVGIKSLEEGGRSRSIPAPNIGFNDSISSTDYSSSVESYLAAAESPGTLSKPDVTNVSAPDYRRPSDVNPNPIIPEPATVTLLAAGAAGLAARRLRKKNSN
- a CDS encoding InlB B-repeat-containing protein; protein product: MKRFKLVSLSIMALASIALAFSGGDGSQANPYQVANTNDLQEIATNNPNSGDYFVLTSSITGVDFVIGGSFNGNFDGDGNTIDVSYQGTLTGDDALFEEIGQQGVVKNLNVNLDYDLSAYSGNWEFVAGIAGFNNGGTIENCSAAGSIDAQDKGLAVGGIVASNAGTLQNCQSEVSIATDYGCNAGGIAGQSTGSIDECSFMGSMDVADSGFASIDDSENPTIAGGIVGYAYNGSEYTNLSVNAEIIADASGVVAGGVVGYLESSAVTGAEMAGGSVTVPSAPFNGSIVGGIVGQSLNSSVQQAVLAEQASVIGGRYSDTGGIVGYSGISTAGESAEISEAASLGYVETGYLGYAGGVAGRNSSGMVMNCYAAGNVVANETNGDNTVLGGVVGLNETDDQNGGEAPVQYVHYAGTIMDKQGGEGYLGAVIGWNNGGSLDSAHYDSDLAGVSEFIGWGDQNETNSTALNSTQMAQQSNFPNFNFAQIWSMGAAYPVLTFQIGGASMTYNLDQGYNWISFPVLPDDDSLENVLADYSNIAQDFDSIVSAAGETAQYYQGTWYGTLDIIEPGKMYILNSGAGGSFDVTGFPVDPETEITLVSGWNWIGSTLQDPISLDDAFQNAQLSDFDTIVAPSGQTAQYYQGQWYGTLQSLVPGVGYKLNVATAQSFFFDGALAPASQSEPELSEQLPAGAPDWTSPTGLKNKMTITAYVVDENEQQIAVADGSLLSAWTPGGEIAGVSDVTDGPTKRIFPLVVFSDESTVSGMTLKVYDAAEDEIYDIQGTFEFISDETVGNIFTPVEKQIAAEAATYTVTFDAGDHGTITAGDEVQEVEEGDSATAPTIEADEGWEFAGWDTAFDNVTSDLTVTATYTAIPQYTVTFDPGANGTITSGDAVQTVYEGEDADAPTVTANAGWEFTGWDTDFTNVTSDITVTAEYTEEIYTVTFMPGANGTITSGDTEQTVAYGGAATAPTVEADEGWEFAGWDTAFDNVTSDLTVTATYTAIPQYTVTFDPGANGTITSGDTEQTVAYGGAAIAPTVEADAGWEFAGWDTAFDNVTSDLTVTATYTEIPQYTVTFDSGANGSITAGDSVQTVYEGEDAAEPTIEANEGWEFTGWDVAFDNVTSDLTVTATYTEIPQYTVTFDSGANGSITAGDSVQTVYEGEDAAEPTIEANEGWEFTGWDVAFDNVTSDLTVTATYTEIPQYTVTFDSGANGSITAGDSVQTVYEGEDAAEPTIEANEGWEFTGWDVAFDNVTSDLTVTAQYEQITYTVTFMPGANGTITSGDAVQTVYEGEDAAEPTIEANEGWEFAGWDVAFDNVTSDLTVTAIYSELPDIYTVNFYAGDYGEILSGASQQVDEGEAAELPTLVPDFQYRFEGWYNNDTRYSLAALQNVTENMELTAAYSLQPEPEPADADFNGDKYVGTDDLAILMESYLTAEGSLASDTAAALFAGDQYGDIDSNQWVDNGDFYLFSNNWLKSFEESFTYNLVQGYNWISFPVLPEDKSLANVMEGYEQIVEDFDSITASNGKTAQYFNGEWYGTIQNIVPTRMYVLYSANGGTFEVSGNEVGPEGVMNLYQGWNWLPFFQNQSMPIADAFQHLDVQDLDQIIAPNGEVAQYYGNQWYGTLDTLEPGVGYKFNVSKAQGFSYTHQVSPLEAMSIETAVNNKPNWSAPLGLSNQMKVYAKIVDENGDQIAASNGSELSAWTPDNPSTIAGATDKVILGPAGNHFQLVIFSDKNSVEDMSLKVYDADSDKIYNIVHTVDFQKDTELGNVVTFQVYSTDAGMPVNVPDWQNPTGLMNSMKVYAKVVDQNGDQIATANNSELSAWTPAGQIAGVTDEVVAGPTDDHFQLVVFSDETSVPGMGLKVYDAAADQVYEIIQRPDFEADTDLGNVLTLQVYTIGENAPDWQSPSGLQNQMQLYAKVTQGGVPIAQPDGSLLTAITPSGNIAGVAEVAANPSGTKYFPLTIFSDEDSFTGLIFKVYDAATDTVYDINETLDFQADAQIGNVTSLEELTVSGEQADSYTVNFWGGANGTLQGDVDQTVDLGEDASEPLVIANQGWEFTGWDGSFENVISDRNITAQYTDVTYTVVFNPGANGQITSGDELQTVPSGGDAVEPAVSADAGYTFTGWDTDFTNVSSDLTVTAQYEVTGYTVDFLPGAHGSITAGDDSQIVQHGQAAAEPTVTPDAGWEFTGWDTAFDNVTSDLTVTAQYQTAEFTVTFMPGNKGLITAGQAVQTVEYGDAAAAPTVTPIVGWQFDGWDTAFDNVTSDLTVTAQYEEGPAEEDEDGTEKDPWIIDDPTDWQKIIDNPSDHFIVNGDVDFGTNPLTNPLTVPFSGHLYSETNATLSYQINAAGLDYVGLFAVVSDGALIEYLNFNVDVTGRNVVGGIAGYFADSTIKDCSVSGIVDGDKFVGSFVGENRGLITGCSSDAGLGIGEVVGWAIGTNRGTVDNCVFSGTYEGGSIGIVGSDPSGTVTDSQSTDDEF
- the aroA gene encoding 3-phosphoshikimate 1-carboxyvinyltransferase, which produces MIIKASGSRLSGSVKIPGSKSHTIRAAAIAGFAKGESLIRSPLLSSDTLSALKAFEAMGVKIERGSHDVWKISGVAGSPSVPNGEIDVGNSGTTLRLAIGLAALTKGSRPVRFTGDRQICSRPVQPLLDSLSDLGAEAVSVNSDGFPPVEIKGTLKGGRTSIECRTSQYLSSLFLCCPLAERRSEIEVPLLYEPDYVGITLDWLDKQNIKYSCEEDFSNVRIEGGQSYKNFDETVPADFSSASFFLCAAALCGEDVVIEGLDYSDSQPDKAVADYLRQMGADIEIFEDGTTAVKASSLKGIDIDMNRTPDALPIMAVTAALSEGTTRLYNVAQARNKETDRIKCMAEVLGKIGADIAELPDGLIIKGGSKLFSGEVSGYYDHRIIMSMAVAAIAGGIELSISAAEAVDVTFPTFPELMSSIGGRLERIEDD